CCACCGGCATCGCGGCCGTCTCCCCGGCCATCCCGACGAAGGACCCCTCGGTGGCGTTGCTCATCGCCTACCCGGCCTCCGCGCCGCAGGCCGAGGCGACCTCCGACCTGGTCGGCTCGCTGCGGGACGACATCCTGCCGCGCGTCGAGCGGGAGACCGGCACGCGGTTCCTGGTCGGCGGTGCGACGGCGGCGGCCGAGGACTTCTCGTTGAAGGTGCAGGACCGTATCTCGGTCTTCGTCGCCATCGTGGTCGGGCTCTCGGCACTGCTGCTGATGGCCGTCTTCCGCTCGGTGCTGATTCCGCTGAAGGCGGCAGTGCTCAACCTGCTGAGCATCGGGGCCTCGCTGGGCGCCGTCACGCTGGTCTTCCAGGAGGGGTGGTTCGGGGTCCAGCCGGGCCCGGTCGAGGCGTTCATACCGGTGATGATCTTCGCGATCGTCTTCGGTCTCTCCATGGACTACGAGGTGTTCCTGCTGTCCCGCATCCACGAGGAGTGGGAGAACACCAAGGACCCCTCGCACGCCGTACGGGAGGGGCTGGCGCACACCGGCAAGGTGATCACGGCCGCCGCGGCCATCATGATCGTGGTCTTCGCGGCCTTCATCCTCAGCCCGGAGCGGATGCTGCAGCAGTTCGGCCTGGGCCTGGCGGTGGCGATCCTGCTGGACGCGGTGCTGATCCGGTGCCTGATCGTGCCCGCCGTGATGCAACTCCTCGGCCGCCGCGCCTGGTGGCTCCCGGCGCCGCTGGGCAGGCTGCTGCCGCGGGTGGAGATCGAGCGCCACGAGCAGCGCGGGCCGGAGTCCGGCGAGAGCGCCCCCGAGGCGCCGGGCCAGGGCGCCCCCGAGGCGCCGGGCCAGGGCGCGTACGCGGACCCGGGCCTGCGCCGCTGACGCAGGCGGCGGCGCAGCAGCGGGGGACACCGGGAGGGGTGCACCTCCCGGCGTCACCTGCACGGGTCTCCCCGGCGGAATCCTCCCGCTTCCCGCTCCTGTCGCCGAAGGTGCCGGCGGGCTCGTGCTCTCTCGGCAAAATGCCTGCTCACGGGCACGTCTCGGGGCCTCGGAGCGGCGTAGAGTGAGAGGGCCGGAGCCGCGTTCGGGACCTTGAGTTCCACCTCGAGGAGGTGAGGACATGGAGGCAGCCGTCACCGTCGCCGTGATCGTCTTCGTGATCGTCGCGGGAATGTTCCTGATCCACCGGATCAACGTGCAGCACGGCGCAGGGACCGAAGGGTTCCGCTACCGCGGTGCCCTGCCGGGAGGCGGTCGGCGGAACCGTAAGGGCCCACGTGCGACCGCGTCGAAGGGTCCTCCTGCCGACGCCCCGCACCGTGAGCGTCGAGAGGGGAGCAAGGGGGCTCCGTGAAGTCACCGGAACCGCCGTCGGCCGGGCATGCGGAGGTGCGTATCGTCGCCGCGGATCCGGAGGTGGTTCGCGGTGTGACGGAGGTTCTCCGCCGTGGTTTCGCCGCCACCGAAGCGCGCGGTTACCCCGCGGGCGCCGACGGCGGATGACGGCCCACGTCATCCGATATGACCGAAATGGCATCCGGGGCCTACGCTGGTGAGTGGGTCCGCGCACGCTCACGTGCAACGACCCGGAAGGGCGGCCCCGGTGTGTCCATGCCGGGGCCGTTGGCCGGTCCTCCGGCGTGCTCGCATCGTGCACGAGCCCCTCGCGCTCCGGTGCGCGCAGCGTCTGGGACGGCATCCTCGGAGTGCTCGCTGGACCGGCAGAGCGGAGCCCGCTGAAACCGAGTCGTACACGAAAGGCAGGACGCCCCATGGCGAGTGGTCGGACAACGAACGCCTTCATCTGCCTCAGGATCCCCGACGAGCTCGCCGACGCCCTGGTCGACCTGCAACCGCGGTGCCGGGAGCGCGTCGACCCGCAGCACCGGGAACACATGCACATCACCCTGGGCTTCCTGCACGACGCCGACGAGCGGAAGCTGACCGAGACCCGCTCGCTGCTGACCGGAGGCACCTGGCCCGCTCCGGTCGTGCGCCTGACCGGCCAGGTACGTCATGGCAGCTGGGCCCTGACGAAGGACCCGGCCTACCGCTACGACGAGGAAGTCGTCCAGAAGGGCGAGCAGGTCCGGCTGGGCGTCGAACACAACGACGAGCTGCGCCGCCTCCAGGAAGAGATCACCCGGGGCCTGGGCATCGTCGAGAACGGTTTCTGGCCCCATGTCACGCTCGGCCTGGCCAAGGAGGACTTCGCCGCGGCTCAGGTCAGAGACCTGCCCCTGCCCTCGGCGAGCGGGGCGGCTCCGTGCGTGGACGTGCAACAGGAGGTGTCGGCCGTGGAGTTCACCACTCTCGTCCGCAAGGATTTCGCCGGGGCATGACGTGTCCCACGCGGGCTGCCGCAAAGGGCCGGCTCACAGAACCCAAGAACATGTGAGCCGGCCCATTCCTCTTTTGGGGCTTGGGGCGTTCCGGAGATCATCTGGTGAGCGGAGCAAGTCGCCCTGCCCGGCCCTCAGTTGAAGACGACCCCTAACCCCCGACCCCGCCTCACCGCGCCCCAGCCGCCCACCGCTGCCCCGACGTCCCCTTCGGCTCCTCCTGCGTGAGTACGTCCCCGTCACCCGCACCCGCCGCCGTGAGCGCGAGCCCACTGTGCTGCGCGATGAGAGCGAGATCGTCACCGTTCCCGGTCAGCTTCCAGCGCTGGTTACCCGAGCCCGTGCACGTCCACTGGATCACCCGTGCCCCGGGCTGCCGCGAGGCCGCCTCGACGTCGAGGCACTGCCCGGAGTGGACGTTCTTCACGGTGTAGGTGCCGTCGGCGTCGCGGGTGAGGGCGAACTGCTGGTTGGTTCCGGCGTGTTCGGTCCAGACGACGAGTTGGGTGCCGGGGCGGGTGGAGTGGTCCGGCACGTCCAGGGCGAGCGGGGTGCCGGACAGGCGCAGGGTGTACGTGCCGTCGGCCACCTGGGGCGGGCAGGCGAGGCCCCCTCCGGCGTCGGCGCCGATGTGGGGGGCGCCGGTGGGCAGCGGGTTGCCGAAGTAGTCGCGGGTGCCCCGGGTGACGTCGGGGCTGCCGGTGCCGAGGGCGGGGGAGCCGGTGCACAGGCGGTAGCCGTCGGCGTCGGTCCGGCCGGTGGCGGTGCCGGGGGCGGACAGCTGCGGGTCGGCCCCGGTTCCGGCGCCGTCCGGAGCTCCGGTGACGCCCTTCAGTACGTTGTGGTCGAGGGTGAAGCCGCCGCTCTGGAGGTTGATCGAGGCACGGCCGGTACCGGCGGCGACGACGATGTTGTTGCGGAAGACGACGTTGCGGCGGGTGGTGTTGTTCTCCTGGAGCACGCTCTGGGTGACGCCGTCGCCGACGTACAGCGTGTTGTGGGAGATCTCGGCGGACTCGATCTCGCCCTTGCAGGTCTCGACTCCGCGGTGGGCGTCGTTCTGGCTGACGTTGTGGCGCACGACGGCGCCCTCGAGGATGCCGGTGGCGTTGCAGAGAAGCATGAAGCCGCCCTCGTTGTCGTGGCTGTAGTTGTACTGGAAGACGGTGCCGACGGTGCCCTGGTCGACGTCGTAGGCCATGCCGTCGCGGTGGGTGCGTCCGCCGGTCGCCTCGTTGTACTGGAAGACGGCGTCGTCCGAGTCGTACGTCCACATGCCCGCGTTGTAACCGGCGGAGCGCTTCTGGAATCCGTCGACCTTGTTGTGCTCGACGAGCGCGCCGGTGGTGTTGCCCGCGACGATGCCGTCCCCGCCGAGGTCGGACAGGTCGTT
This is a stretch of genomic DNA from Streptomyces sp. NA04227. It encodes these proteins:
- a CDS encoding RICIN domain-containing protein is translated as MKRKVPVVAAACSAALALPISLLAAVPSAWAAAPATYHVDCAAGDDAAAGTSPATAWRTLAKASDKTYSPGDRIVFRRGTRCTGTLAPRGSGTASAPIAVDTYGTGAKPLIEGGGAPRAVVLRNQQGWEIRNLEITNKGATMGNRRAVSVELSDYGTGGHYVLENLDIHDVNGDDTKDLGGSGGIYFTVAGTKKQTKFDGVTLRGNTIRGVDREGIFFVSTWNRSGFETPSAGAFVPWPNVHITGNDLSDLGGDGIVAGNTTGALVEHNKVDGFQKRSAGYNAGMWTYDSDDAVFQYNEATGGRTHRDGMAYDVDQGTVGTVFQYNYSHDNEGGFMLLCNATGILEGAVVRHNVSQNDAHRGVETCKGEIESAEISHNTLYVGDGVTQSVLQENNTTRRNVVFRNNIVVAAGTGRASINLQSGGFTLDHNVLKGVTGAPDGAGTGADPQLSAPGTATGRTDADGYRLCTGSPALGTGSPDVTRGTRDYFGNPLPTGAPHIGADAGGGLACPPQVADGTYTLRLSGTPLALDVPDHSTRPGTQLVVWTEHAGTNQQFALTRDADGTYTVKNVHSGQCLDVEAASRQPGARVIQWTCTGSGNQRWKLTGNGDDLALIAQHSGLALTAAGAGDGDVLTQEEPKGTSGQRWAAGAR
- a CDS encoding 2'-5' RNA ligase family protein; the protein is MASGRTTNAFICLRIPDELADALVDLQPRCRERVDPQHREHMHITLGFLHDADERKLTETRSLLTGGTWPAPVVRLTGQVRHGSWALTKDPAYRYDEEVVQKGEQVRLGVEHNDELRRLQEEITRGLGIVENGFWPHVTLGLAKEDFAAAQVRDLPLPSASGAAPCVDVQQEVSAVEFTTLVRKDFAGA